From a single Nostoc edaphicum CCNP1411 genomic region:
- a CDS encoding SDR family oxidoreductase, protein MSLDLQLSGKTAIVTGGSAGIGLATAKALYAEGVNVVIAARNQEKLEKAVADIQSLETSGAKVISVSADLTQAESIDQVVSTTLAQFGQIDILINNAGSARAGSFLELSDDAFLDAWNLKLLGYIRLVRAVVPHQKNRRDGRIVNIIGGAGRTPRPSFLPGGTTNAALLNFTRGISKELAQHNIRINAISPGLTGTERAERLAEQNAQIRGVSVEEIKAESLKAIPLGKIVKPEEIAALALFLVSDLASSITGAEVLVDGGNTPGV, encoded by the coding sequence ATGAGCTTAGACCTACAACTATCAGGTAAAACAGCAATTGTTACAGGTGGAAGTGCAGGCATTGGGTTAGCCACTGCCAAAGCCCTCTACGCTGAAGGTGTGAATGTAGTAATTGCTGCTCGTAATCAAGAAAAGCTAGAGAAAGCAGTAGCCGATATCCAATCATTAGAGACTTCAGGTGCTAAAGTAATTTCCGTCAGTGCCGACCTCACTCAAGCAGAAAGTATTGATCAGGTTGTCTCTACAACCCTGGCACAATTTGGTCAGATTGATATTCTAATTAACAATGCTGGCTCGGCTCGTGCAGGGTCTTTTTTAGAATTGAGTGATGATGCTTTTTTAGATGCGTGGAATCTGAAATTGTTGGGCTACATCCGATTAGTTAGAGCCGTTGTACCACATCAAAAAAATCGGCGTGATGGGCGAATTGTCAACATTATTGGTGGTGCAGGACGCACACCTCGTCCGTCTTTCCTCCCAGGTGGTACAACTAATGCTGCTTTATTGAACTTCACGCGCGGAATTTCTAAAGAGTTAGCCCAGCATAATATTCGCATCAACGCTATTTCACCTGGTCTAACTGGCACAGAGCGTGCCGAACGTTTGGCAGAGCAAAATGCCCAAATTCGTGGTGTGAGTGTAGAAGAAATCAAGGCGGAATCTTTAAAAGCAATACCTCTGGGAAAAATCGTTAAGCCAGAAGAGATTGCTGCACTGGCTTTATTTTTAGTCTCCGATCTTGCCTCTTCCATCACTGGTGCAGAAGTTCTGGTTGATGGTGGCAATACTCCTGGTGTTTAA
- a CDS encoding cadmium resistance transporter — protein sequence MAWLIGTLFIGISAAFATTFDDNLYLTAFFGKVNHNFRPRNIIIGEFVGFTALVTASLPGFFGGLVLPEAWIGLLGILPIIIGISHLMSRGEEEDTLQAVSVNFTNSAKPKRHKKSLLATLKDRQTYRVSAVTIANGGNNIGIYVPLFASSSAPSLAVILCVCYLAIGMWCFISYNLTRNPVMASVMTRYGRKVFPFVLIYLGLSIMVKSGTYQLVPNLAMLLN from the coding sequence ATGGCTTGGCTAATTGGTACATTATTTATTGGAATATCTGCGGCTTTTGCAACGACATTTGATGATAATTTATACTTGACAGCCTTCTTTGGCAAAGTGAATCATAACTTTCGTCCTAGAAATATTATTATTGGCGAATTTGTAGGATTTACTGCATTAGTAACGGCTAGTCTTCCTGGTTTTTTCGGCGGCTTAGTTCTTCCAGAAGCATGGATTGGATTGCTAGGAATTCTCCCAATCATAATTGGTATCAGCCATCTAATGAGTCGAGGAGAAGAAGAAGATACTTTACAAGCTGTATCAGTGAACTTTACCAATTCAGCCAAACCTAAACGCCATAAAAAATCATTATTAGCAACACTCAAAGATCGTCAAACCTATCGTGTCTCTGCTGTTACCATTGCCAATGGTGGAAATAATATCGGTATTTATGTTCCGTTATTTGCTAGCAGTAGTGCTCCTAGTCTGGCAGTCATCTTATGTGTTTGCTATTTAGCAATTGGAATGTGGTGCTTTATCTCTTACAACCTAACCCGAAATCCTGTCATGGCTTCTGTTATGACTCGCTATGGTCGGAAAGTCTTTCCCTTTGTATTAATCTACTTGGGGCTATCCATCATGGTTAAAAGTGGAACTTATCAACTTGTACCTAATCTAGCAATGCTTTTAAATTAG